A region from the Deltaproteobacteria bacterium genome encodes:
- a CDS encoding MoxR family ATPase, with the protein MAALQDDFHRFSGTAGYIASAPLVDAVNCAVALERPLLIKGEPGTGKTLLARHVSEGLGMPMLSWHIKSTSKAADGLYVYDTVQRLNDSRFGGGDVSDIRRYIKLGPLGQAFAAPKRHVLLIDEVDKADLEFPNDLLRELDEMRFTVIETGDEIAAKERPVVIITSNNEKELPDAFLRRCIFHYIEFPDAALMKQIVAVHHPNLDATLLDQVLIKFYWLREQSELRKKPSTSELIDWISALLRAGITPDQLEAHIPFVGALLKKEQDAEALTRFDQKSGRYPTSWKELGPRYNQ; encoded by the coding sequence ATGGCAGCGCTGCAGGACGACTTTCACCGCTTCTCCGGAACCGCGGGCTACATCGCCTCCGCCCCTCTCGTCGACGCCGTCAACTGCGCCGTCGCCCTCGAGCGCCCGCTCCTCATCAAGGGCGAGCCCGGCACCGGCAAGACCCTCCTCGCGCGCCACGTGTCGGAGGGGCTCGGGATGCCGATGCTCTCCTGGCACATCAAGTCGACCTCCAAGGCGGCCGACGGCCTCTACGTGTACGACACGGTTCAGCGCTTGAACGACAGCCGCTTCGGAGGCGGCGACGTCTCCGACATCCGGCGCTACATCAAGCTCGGGCCGCTCGGCCAGGCGTTCGCGGCGCCGAAGCGCCACGTGCTCCTCATCGACGAGGTCGACAAGGCCGATCTCGAGTTCCCGAACGACCTTCTCCGCGAGCTCGACGAGATGCGCTTCACGGTGATCGAGACCGGCGACGAGATCGCCGCCAAGGAGCGCCCGGTCGTCATCATCACCTCGAACAACGAAAAGGAGCTGCCGGACGCGTTCCTGCGCCGCTGCATCTTCCACTACATCGAGTTCCCCGACGCGGCGCTCATGAAGCAGATCGTCGCGGTCCACCATCCGAACCTCGACGCGACGCTCCTCGATCAGGTCCTGATCAAGTTCTACTGGCTGCGCGAGCAGAGCGAGCTCCGCAAGAAGCCGTCGACGTCGGAGCTGATCGACTGGATCTCCGCGCTGCTCCGCGCCGGCATCACGCCCGACCAGCTGGAAGCGCACATCCCGTTCGTCGGCGCCCTCCTCAAGAAGGAGCAGGACGCCGAGGCCCTGACCCGATTCGACCAGAAGAGCGGGCGCTATCCGACCAGCTGGAAGGAGCTCGGGCCGCGCTACAATCAATAG
- a CDS encoding thioesterase has protein sequence MLTVGLTREATMVTAPADSATVVSPLVPDVFASARMIAFAEAICAALMAEHAGPGETSVGVGFQFTHEAATPIGMRVRVRVRLAELDRRRCVFEVEGHDQADRITVGRHERVVVDREKFMARVRAKAAAHGDAGTGG, from the coding sequence GTGCTGACGGTCGGCCTGACGCGCGAGGCGACCATGGTGACGGCGCCGGCGGACTCGGCGACCGTGGTGTCGCCGCTCGTGCCCGACGTGTTCGCGAGCGCGCGCATGATCGCGTTCGCCGAAGCCATCTGCGCCGCCCTCATGGCGGAGCATGCGGGGCCGGGCGAGACGAGCGTCGGCGTCGGGTTCCAGTTCACGCACGAGGCCGCCACCCCGATCGGCATGAGGGTGCGTGTGCGGGTCCGGCTCGCGGAGCTGGACCGCCGCCGTTGCGTCTTCGAGGTCGAGGGCCACGACCAGGCCGATCGCATCACGGTCGGCCGCCACGAGCGCGTCGTCGTCGATCGCGAGAAGTTCATGGCGCGCGTGCGGGCGAAGGCCGCGGCGCACGGCGACGCGGGGACGGGAGGCTGA
- a CDS encoding DUF937 domain-containing protein, giving the protein MGLFDEFAKQVAKAAQAFAENTNPELASGILEMLQQRGGLDALVRRFQEQGLGDVIASWVSTGPNRRITPEDLAKILDPEQLVELSRRAGIAMSRLPEALAGLMPTIVDRLTPDGEMPDPYRLLRMVAGLFRSDRAPS; this is encoded by the coding sequence ATGGGTCTCTTCGACGAGTTCGCGAAGCAGGTCGCGAAAGCGGCTCAGGCTTTCGCCGAGAACACCAACCCGGAGCTCGCATCGGGCATCCTCGAGATGCTGCAGCAGCGCGGCGGCCTCGACGCCCTGGTACGCCGCTTCCAGGAACAGGGTCTCGGCGACGTCATCGCGTCCTGGGTCTCGACCGGCCCGAACCGTCGGATCACGCCCGAGGACCTCGCGAAGATCCTCGACCCGGAGCAGCTCGTCGAGCTCTCCCGGCGGGCGGGCATCGCCATGAGCCGGCTGCCGGAGGCGCTGGCGGGATTGATGCCGACCATCGTCGATCGGCTCACGCCCGACGGCGAGATGCCCGACCCCTACCGGCTCCTGCGGATGGTGGCGGGTCTCTTCCGAAGCGATCGCGCCCCTTCCTGA
- a CDS encoding HDOD domain-containing protein has protein sequence MTERGGRGTAIGATMNGGVEPMESMQAFEQRTWTPLQHEDLQARVRSTLARLSQTGALPTLPAAASAALGMARDPEADIDDLCRVIQTDVGLSARVLRIANSAALGRRNPARKLQEAVITLGLRKTCDILVAACAKRLYEGATAGAEELWNHSLAVAVACEELARTTRRVEVGCAFLPGLFHDVGRAAFLLADGTAAEVIESLAVNGTGERSYLEREWYGFDHAEAGAILAEDWGLALELCDAIRWHHEPTEAGAARELATLLNAADAFAYRIGCGTGSEAPPSVGTTLLGLGAEDEHALADRIQGAWSEQRDLLG, from the coding sequence ATGACGGAGCGCGGCGGCCGCGGGACGGCGATCGGCGCCACGATGAACGGAGGAGTCGAGCCGATGGAATCCATGCAGGCATTCGAGCAGCGTACCTGGACGCCGCTGCAGCACGAGGATCTGCAGGCGCGGGTCCGGAGTACCCTCGCCCGCCTGTCGCAGACCGGCGCGCTCCCGACGCTGCCCGCCGCCGCGAGCGCCGCGCTCGGTATGGCGCGCGACCCCGAAGCCGACATCGACGATCTCTGCCGCGTGATCCAGACCGACGTCGGCCTCTCGGCCCGTGTGCTGCGGATCGCGAACTCCGCCGCGCTCGGACGCCGCAACCCGGCGCGCAAGCTCCAGGAAGCGGTGATCACGCTCGGGCTCCGCAAGACCTGCGACATCCTGGTCGCCGCGTGCGCGAAGCGCCTGTACGAGGGCGCCACGGCCGGAGCCGAGGAACTCTGGAACCACTCGCTGGCGGTCGCCGTCGCGTGCGAGGAGCTCGCGCGCACGACGCGGCGGGTGGAGGTCGGATGCGCGTTCCTGCCGGGGCTCTTCCACGACGTCGGGCGCGCCGCGTTCCTCCTCGCCGACGGGACGGCAGCCGAGGTGATCGAAAGCCTCGCCGTGAACGGTACGGGCGAGAGGTCGTACCTCGAGCGCGAGTGGTACGGCTTCGACCACGCGGAGGCGGGCGCGATCCTCGCCGAGGACTGGGGCCTCGCGCTCGAACTCTGCGACGCGATCCGCTGGCACCATGAGCCGACCGAGGCGGGCGCGGCACGCGAGCTCGCCACGCTCCTGAACGCCGCCGACGCGTTCGCGTACCGGATCGGCTGCGGCACCGGAAGCGAGGCGCCCCCGAGCGTCGGCACCACGCTCCTCGGCCTCGGCGCCGAGGACGAGCACGCGCTCGCCGACCGAATCCAGGGCGCCTGGAGCGAGCAACGCGACCTGCTCGGCTGA
- the arfB gene encoding aminoacyl-tRNA hydrolase: MARGDLRVNDRLAIPAVELDLTFVRAGGPGGQNVNKVASKAVVRFDLAHSTAFPTDLRTRALARLRSKLTQAGELIVTNGTTRDQGRNREAALARLAALLAGAVARPRARRPTKPSAAAVERRLEGKQRRARLKHARRAPTPD, encoded by the coding sequence ATGGCGCGCGGCGATCTACGCGTGAACGACCGCCTCGCGATTCCGGCGGTCGAGCTCGATCTCACCTTCGTTCGCGCCGGCGGACCGGGGGGCCAGAACGTCAACAAGGTCGCCTCGAAGGCCGTCGTGCGCTTCGATCTCGCCCACTCGACCGCCTTCCCGACCGACCTGCGGACGCGCGCGCTCGCGCGCCTGCGATCGAAGCTCACACAGGCCGGCGAGCTGATCGTGACCAACGGCACGACACGCGATCAGGGCCGGAACCGCGAGGCGGCGCTGGCGCGCCTCGCGGCGCTCCTCGCGGGCGCCGTCGCCCGACCGCGGGCGCGCCGTCCGACGAAGCCCTCGGCCGCCGCCGTCGAACGACGGCTCGAGGGGAAGCAGCGGCGCGCGCGCCTCAAGCACGCGCGCCGCGCCCCCACACCCGACTGA
- the dprA gene encoding DNA-protecting protein DprA has protein sequence MLRSTPGIGDVRGRALAARFAGALGVLAATEAALVAAGCPAEAARRILGSAARRDARAELDRVVAAGARLVAFDDPEYPAPLRQVHDAPLHLVAKGSPLDASPAVAIVGARRATSYGRETAHRLASGLADAGVTVVSGLARGIDGAAHEGALAARGRTVAVLGSGIDVVYPREHAELATRIVATGTLLSERPVGSMPLPAHFPARNRILAGMTQGTIVIEAAERSGSLITARLANEQGREVFAVPGRVDSPLSSGAHLLIREGATLARDLDDVLAEIAPALRGRAGGVASGPGGSGGDEHGLVEHLASGPLSADDLARASGRSPQEIIAILLDLELRRVVRRASGGQFHLTGRFAGGGGLQ, from the coding sequence GTGCTGCGATCGACGCCCGGGATCGGCGACGTGCGCGGCCGGGCGCTCGCGGCACGCTTCGCCGGCGCGCTCGGGGTGCTTGCCGCGACGGAGGCCGCGCTGGTCGCCGCGGGGTGCCCGGCCGAGGCGGCGCGCCGGATCCTCGGCTCCGCGGCGCGGCGGGACGCGCGCGCCGAGCTCGACCGCGTCGTCGCGGCCGGGGCCCGCCTCGTCGCGTTCGACGATCCCGAGTATCCCGCGCCGCTCCGCCAGGTCCACGATGCGCCCCTGCATCTCGTCGCCAAGGGCAGCCCGCTCGACGCGAGCCCGGCGGTGGCGATCGTCGGCGCCCGGCGGGCGACGAGCTACGGACGCGAGACGGCCCACCGGCTGGCGTCCGGCCTCGCCGATGCCGGCGTGACCGTCGTGAGCGGGCTCGCGCGGGGGATCGACGGGGCCGCGCACGAGGGCGCGCTCGCGGCGCGTGGGCGGACGGTCGCGGTGCTCGGCTCGGGGATCGACGTCGTGTATCCGCGCGAGCACGCCGAGCTCGCGACGCGCATCGTGGCGACCGGGACCCTGCTGAGCGAGCGACCCGTCGGCAGCATGCCCCTTCCGGCCCACTTCCCGGCGCGGAACCGCATCCTCGCCGGCATGACCCAGGGCACGATCGTGATCGAAGCGGCGGAGCGCAGCGGCTCGCTCATCACGGCGCGGCTCGCCAACGAGCAGGGCCGGGAGGTCTTCGCCGTACCGGGGCGCGTCGACTCGCCGCTCTCATCCGGCGCCCATCTATTGATCCGCGAGGGGGCGACGCTCGCCCGCGACCTCGACGACGTCCTCGCGGAGATCGCGCCGGCGCTCCGTGGTCGCGCCGGCGGTGTCGCGTCCGGGCCCGGCGGCTCCGGTGGTGATGAGCACGGGCTGGTCGAGCACCTCGCAAGCGGTCCCCTCTCGGCCGACGATCTGGCGCGCGCGAGCGGTCGGAGCCCGCAAGAAATCATTGCAATACTGCTCGATCTCGAGCTTCGGAGGGTCGTCCGGAGGGCTTCCGGAGGACAATTCCATCTGACGGGCAGATTTGCCGGGGGGGGTGGTTTACAGTAA
- a CDS encoding VWA domain-containing protein, which produces MFLDLFYGLRDEGIPVALQEWMTLLEAMKRGMHGSSLLRFYHLARACLVKSETFYDAYDRVFARVFQGVEGRFDGVTDELLNWLADPKNFPNLSPEELAALERLSSDELMRRFLETLAEQTERHDGGGKWVGTGGKSPYGHGGQHPTGIRVGGPGRSRSAMKVAEDRKFRDYRTDVALDIRQMRVALKRLRQLTRTGLATELDLDETIDETCKNAGEIEMVFRAPKKNDVRLLLLMDVGGTMDPYYEPMSQLLTALHDERGLREFRPFYFHNCVYDYVYSRARLTRADAVPTGDILRSLDERWKLLIVGDAAMHPSELLEGHGGINPHNTSPTPGMTWLQRLAGHFERAVWINPDEQKLWDHTYTTRLVRRLFPMFHLSVDGLASAVQALVGARV; this is translated from the coding sequence ATGTTCCTCGACCTCTTCTACGGCCTCCGCGACGAAGGCATCCCGGTCGCGCTCCAGGAATGGATGACGCTCCTCGAAGCCATGAAGCGCGGCATGCACGGGTCGAGCCTGCTCCGCTTCTATCATCTGGCGCGGGCCTGCCTGGTGAAGAGCGAGACGTTCTACGACGCCTACGACCGCGTGTTCGCACGCGTCTTCCAGGGCGTCGAGGGCCGGTTCGACGGCGTCACCGACGAGCTCCTGAACTGGCTCGCCGATCCGAAGAACTTCCCGAATCTCTCGCCCGAGGAGCTCGCCGCGCTCGAGCGGCTTTCCTCGGACGAGCTCATGCGGCGCTTCCTCGAGACGCTCGCTGAGCAGACCGAACGCCACGACGGCGGCGGCAAATGGGTCGGCACCGGCGGCAAGTCGCCCTATGGGCACGGCGGGCAGCATCCGACGGGCATCCGCGTCGGCGGCCCCGGCCGCAGCCGCTCCGCGATGAAGGTCGCCGAGGACCGGAAGTTCCGCGACTACCGGACCGACGTCGCGCTCGACATCCGCCAGATGCGGGTCGCGCTCAAGCGCCTCCGCCAGCTCACCCGCACTGGCCTCGCGACCGAGCTCGACCTCGACGAAACCATCGACGAGACCTGCAAGAACGCCGGCGAAATCGAGATGGTCTTCCGGGCACCGAAGAAGAACGACGTGCGGCTGCTCCTGCTCATGGACGTCGGCGGCACGATGGACCCGTACTACGAGCCGATGAGCCAGCTCCTGACGGCGTTGCACGACGAGCGCGGGCTCCGCGAGTTCCGCCCGTTCTACTTCCACAACTGCGTCTACGACTACGTGTACTCGCGGGCGCGCCTGACCCGCGCCGACGCCGTTCCGACCGGCGACATCCTGCGCAGCCTCGACGAGCGCTGGAAGCTCCTCATCGTGGGCGACGCGGCGATGCACCCGTCGGAGCTCCTCGAAGGCCACGGCGGCATCAATCCGCACAACACGTCGCCGACCCCCGGCATGACCTGGCTGCAGCGTCTCGCGGGCCACTTCGAGCGCGCGGTGTGGATCAATCCCGACGAGCAGAAGCTCTGGGACCACACCTACACGACGCGCCTCGTGCGGCGCCTCTTCCCGATGTTCCATCTGAGCGTCGACGGCCTGGCGAGCGCCGTGCAGGCGCTCGTCGGCGCGCGGGTCTGA
- the topA gene encoding type I DNA topoisomerase yields the protein MAKNLVIVESPAKAKTLGKYLGRNYTVKASVGHVVDLPKSKLGVDIANDFKPDYAVIHGKSKVIDELKKAAKDKENIYLAPDPDREGEAIAWHIADRLGNKKNIHRVLFNEITKKAVQEAIKHPLKLDRHKFDAQQARRILDRLVGYQLSPLLWDKVRRGLSAGRVQSVAVRLITERERAIRAFVKEEYWTIGATLEGEHPPPINANLFELAGRRLDHKTFRLENEAAATGVVEHLKGADWVVAKVEKSDRKRNPSPPFITSRLQQEASRKLGYQPRRTMGIAQKLYEGVEVGEEGAVGLITYMRTDSTRLSPEAVEAVRGYIGERYGADYVPEKPPVFKSKKNTQDAHEAIRPTSIDFPPERVAPYLEKDELNLYTLIWNRFVACQMEPARLKATTIDIAARDAIFRATGQVVVFDGFMRVYTEGVDDAAGDDEDGKTLPDLKEGDRLILQGDLKPEQHFTQPPPRFSQATLIKELEENGIGRPSTYASIMQTILGKEYVQEDPQKRLYPTELGMLVTDLLVESFPDILNVEFTAGMEETLDGIEEGTQNWVEAMRRFYEPFSKDLDKAGVEMRNVKSEERPTDVKCDQCGDTMVIKWGRRGEFLACRRYPECKSTKNFTRDEHGEIVIAKQETTDEVCDKCGKPMLVRFGRFGKFLGCSGYPECKTIMPMIKPTKLGIACPDCGGAAAAGKGVEGGGEILEKRSRRGKIFYSCNRYPDCTFASWDRPIAMSCPLCQAPFVVEKTTKRAGTVRRCLKEGCDFQEAVGDVSETGT from the coding sequence ATGGCCAAGAACCTCGTCATCGTCGAGTCGCCTGCGAAGGCGAAAACATTGGGGAAATACCTCGGTCGGAACTACACCGTGAAGGCCTCGGTCGGTCACGTGGTCGACCTCCCGAAGTCCAAGCTCGGGGTCGACATCGCCAACGACTTCAAGCCCGACTATGCCGTCATCCACGGCAAATCGAAGGTCATAGACGAGCTGAAGAAGGCTGCAAAAGACAAAGAAAACATCTATTTGGCGCCTGACCCCGATCGAGAGGGCGAGGCGATCGCGTGGCACATCGCCGATCGCCTCGGCAACAAGAAGAACATCCACCGGGTGCTCTTCAACGAGATCACCAAGAAGGCGGTACAGGAGGCGATCAAGCATCCGCTGAAGCTCGATCGCCACAAGTTCGACGCCCAGCAGGCGCGTCGCATCCTCGACCGGCTCGTCGGCTACCAGCTGAGCCCGCTCCTCTGGGACAAGGTGCGCCGCGGCTTGTCGGCGGGTCGGGTGCAATCGGTCGCCGTCCGTCTCATCACCGAGCGCGAGCGCGCCATCCGGGCCTTCGTGAAGGAGGAGTACTGGACGATTGGCGCGACGCTCGAAGGCGAGCATCCCCCGCCCATCAACGCCAACCTCTTCGAGCTCGCCGGCAGGCGCCTCGATCACAAGACCTTCCGGCTCGAGAACGAGGCCGCGGCGACCGGCGTCGTCGAGCACCTGAAAGGCGCCGATTGGGTGGTCGCCAAGGTCGAGAAGAGCGACCGGAAGCGCAATCCGTCGCCGCCGTTCATCACCTCGCGGTTGCAGCAGGAGGCTTCGCGCAAGCTCGGCTACCAGCCGCGCCGCACGATGGGCATCGCGCAGAAGCTCTACGAGGGCGTCGAGGTCGGGGAGGAGGGCGCGGTCGGTCTCATCACCTACATGCGCACGGACTCGACCCGGCTCTCGCCCGAGGCGGTCGAGGCCGTCCGCGGCTACATCGGCGAGCGCTACGGCGCCGACTACGTCCCGGAGAAGCCGCCGGTCTTCAAGTCCAAGAAGAACACCCAGGACGCGCACGAGGCGATCCGCCCGACCAGCATCGACTTCCCGCCGGAGCGCGTCGCGCCGTACCTCGAAAAAGACGAGCTCAACCTCTACACGCTCATCTGGAACCGTTTCGTCGCCTGCCAGATGGAGCCGGCGCGCCTGAAGGCCACCACCATCGACATCGCCGCTCGGGACGCGATCTTCCGCGCCACGGGCCAGGTCGTGGTCTTCGACGGCTTCATGCGCGTCTACACGGAGGGCGTCGACGACGCCGCGGGCGACGACGAAGACGGCAAGACGCTCCCCGATCTGAAGGAAGGCGACCGCCTCATCCTCCAGGGCGACTTGAAGCCCGAGCAGCACTTCACCCAGCCGCCGCCGCGCTTCTCCCAGGCGACCCTCATCAAGGAGCTCGAGGAGAACGGCATCGGCCGCCCGTCGACGTACGCCTCGATCATGCAGACGATCCTCGGCAAGGAGTACGTGCAGGAGGATCCCCAGAAGCGCCTCTACCCGACCGAGCTCGGCATGCTCGTGACCGATCTCCTGGTCGAGTCCTTTCCCGACATCCTGAACGTCGAGTTCACCGCCGGCATGGAGGAGACGCTCGACGGCATCGAGGAGGGCACGCAGAACTGGGTCGAGGCGATGCGCCGCTTCTATGAGCCGTTCTCGAAGGACCTCGACAAGGCCGGGGTCGAGATGCGGAACGTGAAGTCGGAGGAGCGGCCGACCGACGTCAAGTGCGATCAGTGCGGTGACACGATGGTCATCAAGTGGGGCCGTCGCGGCGAGTTCCTCGCGTGCCGGCGCTATCCCGAGTGCAAGAGCACCAAGAACTTTACGCGTGACGAGCACGGCGAGATCGTGATCGCCAAGCAGGAGACGACCGACGAGGTCTGCGACAAGTGCGGGAAGCCGATGCTCGTGCGCTTCGGCCGCTTCGGGAAGTTTCTCGGGTGTTCGGGCTATCCCGAGTGCAAGACGATCATGCCGATGATCAAGCCGACGAAGCTCGGCATCGCGTGTCCCGACTGTGGCGGCGCCGCGGCCGCTGGAAAAGGCGTCGAAGGCGGCGGCGAGATCCTCGAGAAGCGCTCGCGCCGCGGCAAGATCTTCTACAGCTGCAACCGCTATCCGGACTGCACGTTCGCGAGCTGGGATCGGCCGATCGCGATGTCGTGCCCGCTCTGCCAGGCGCCGTTCGTGGTCGAGAAGACCACCAAGCGCGCCGGGACGGTGCGGCGCTGCCTCAAGGAGGGATGCGACTTCCAAGAAGCCGTCGGCGACGTCTCCGAGACGGGCACGTAG
- a CDS encoding YifB family Mg chelatase-like AAA ATPase codes for MLATVTTCALVGIEAHPVQVEVDLATGIPHTQTVGLPDSSVRESKDRVRSALRNAGFEIPPRRITVNLAPAHLRKEGAAYDLPIALAILAATGHPLRERLAGVAVAGELALDGSVRPIRGALAIAAAARTAGCARLVVPRANAPEAALVEALAVLPSDDLRTTVEILIGSREPEVQPPTVPAAPGARTSPLDLADVRGQVYAKRALEVAAAGGHNLLLVGPPGAGKTMLARRLATLLTPLAFAEALEVTRIHSAAGLLGDRALVTERPFRAPHHTVSTAGLFGGGGAAPRPGELALAHHGVLFLDELPEFRRDVLEGLRQPLEDRRVTIARGAWRVTYPARLVLVAAMNPCPCGFRGDPLRGCRCTPHQLAQYHARLSGPLLDRIDLHVEVAPVKYRELGATPSGESSEAVAARIAAVRERQDARLGAARANAEMNARELHAYARPDSAGAALIERAMAQLGLSARAYTRILKVARTIADLAGSERVGAAHVAEAIQYRALDRERRA; via the coding sequence GTGCTCGCCACCGTCACGACGTGCGCGCTCGTCGGCATCGAGGCGCACCCCGTCCAGGTCGAGGTCGACCTCGCGACCGGCATCCCGCACACGCAGACCGTCGGCCTCCCCGACTCGAGCGTCCGCGAGAGCAAGGATCGCGTCCGCTCCGCCCTCCGCAACGCGGGCTTCGAGATCCCGCCCAGGCGGATCACCGTGAACCTCGCGCCGGCGCACCTGCGGAAGGAAGGCGCCGCCTACGATCTCCCGATCGCACTCGCGATCCTCGCCGCCACGGGACACCCGCTCCGCGAGCGGCTCGCCGGCGTGGCGGTCGCCGGCGAACTCGCGCTCGACGGCAGCGTCCGGCCGATCCGCGGCGCGCTCGCGATCGCGGCGGCGGCCCGGACCGCCGGCTGCGCGCGCCTGGTCGTGCCGCGCGCCAACGCGCCCGAAGCGGCGCTCGTGGAGGCTCTCGCGGTCCTCCCGAGCGACGACCTCCGCACCACCGTCGAGATCCTGATCGGCAGCCGCGAGCCGGAGGTCCAACCGCCGACCGTGCCGGCCGCGCCGGGAGCCCGGACGTCGCCGCTCGATCTCGCCGACGTCCGCGGACAGGTCTACGCGAAGCGCGCGCTCGAGGTCGCCGCCGCGGGCGGCCACAACCTCCTCCTGGTGGGGCCGCCCGGCGCGGGCAAGACGATGCTCGCGCGCCGGCTCGCCACGCTTCTCACGCCGCTCGCCTTCGCCGAAGCGCTCGAGGTGACGCGCATCCACAGCGCCGCAGGCCTCCTCGGCGACCGCGCGCTGGTCACCGAGCGGCCCTTTCGCGCCCCGCACCACACCGTGTCGACCGCCGGACTCTTCGGCGGCGGAGGCGCCGCCCCGCGTCCGGGCGAGCTCGCGCTCGCGCACCACGGCGTGCTCTTCCTCGACGAGCTGCCCGAGTTCCGCCGCGACGTGCTCGAGGGTCTGCGCCAGCCCCTCGAGGATCGCCGCGTGACGATCGCGCGCGGCGCCTGGCGCGTCACCTATCCCGCGCGCCTGGTGCTGGTTGCCGCGATGAACCCGTGCCCCTGCGGCTTCCGCGGCGATCCGCTCCGCGGCTGCCGCTGCACGCCGCATCAGCTCGCGCAATACCACGCCCGCCTCTCCGGACCGCTGCTCGACCGCATCGATCTCCACGTCGAGGTCGCGCCGGTCAAGTATCGCGAGCTCGGCGCGACGCCGAGCGGCGAGTCGTCCGAGGCCGTGGCGGCGCGCATCGCCGCCGTACGCGAGCGCCAGGATGCGCGCCTCGGCGCCGCGCGCGCTAACGCCGAAATGAACGCGCGTGAACTCCATGCCTACGCCCGCCCCGATTCCGCAGGCGCCGCGCTCATCGAGCGCGCGATGGCGCAGCTCGGCCTCTCGGCCCGCGCCTACACGCGGATCCTCAAGGTGGCACGCACGATCGCCGATCTCGCGGGCAGCGAGCGGGTCGGCGCCGCGCACGTCGCCGAAGCGATTCAGTACCGCGCGCTCGACCGCGAACGGCGCGCGTAG
- the mscL gene encoding large conductance mechanosensitive channel protein MscL: MLKEFKEFALKGNAVDLAIGVIIGGAFGGIVTSLVNDVMMPPIGKLLGGVDFTNFFVVLGGGEFPSLKAAKDAGAATLNYGIFLNTVINFLIVAMVLFFVVRGMNALKREQPAPAAQPTEKPCPQCAMNIPLAAKRCPHCTSPL; encoded by the coding sequence ATGTTGAAGGAGTTCAAGGAATTCGCTCTCAAGGGCAACGCCGTCGACCTCGCGATCGGCGTCATCATCGGTGGCGCGTTCGGCGGCATCGTGACCTCGCTCGTGAACGACGTGATGATGCCGCCGATCGGGAAGCTGCTCGGCGGCGTCGACTTCACGAACTTCTTCGTGGTCCTCGGCGGCGGGGAGTTCCCGAGCCTGAAGGCGGCCAAGGACGCCGGTGCCGCGACGCTCAACTACGGGATTTTCCTGAACACGGTCATCAATTTCCTGATCGTCGCGATGGTGCTCTTCTTCGTCGTGCGCGGCATGAACGCGCTCAAGCGCGAGCAGCCCGCGCCGGCGGCTCAGCCGACCGAGAAGCCGTGCCCCCAGTGCGCCATGAACATCCCGCTCGCCGCCAAGCGATGCCCGCATTGTACGAGCCCGCTCTGA